A stretch of the Arthrobacter sp. PAMC 25486 genome encodes the following:
- a CDS encoding HAD family hydrolase: protein MASEYSHAILFDVDGTLIDSNYLHTLSWWQALRQQSFTAPAAALHRAIGMGGEELIRHILGNGTSPIQTQKLIDAHDAIFSTYWPALLPFESAAALLEHCALAGAAVVLASSAEQTELEVLRKALDADHAIAASTSSSDAAQGKPSPDILAAALKSVGVDTTHALFVGDAVWDAKAAAALGIPMIGVRSGGTSAAELYEAGAVEVFDDVRELLDKVDQSRLGTLLQAAQGAVPGD from the coding sequence ATGGCCAGTGAATATTCCCATGCGATACTATTCGACGTGGACGGCACCCTGATCGATTCCAACTACTTGCACACACTGTCTTGGTGGCAGGCTTTGCGCCAACAGAGCTTCACTGCCCCTGCTGCCGCGCTGCACAGGGCGATAGGAATGGGTGGCGAAGAACTAATCCGGCACATTCTGGGCAATGGCACCAGCCCCATACAGACCCAGAAGCTCATCGACGCGCATGACGCCATTTTCTCCACCTATTGGCCGGCCCTGCTTCCTTTCGAGTCTGCCGCAGCACTGCTGGAGCATTGTGCCCTGGCAGGAGCGGCGGTGGTCCTGGCCTCATCCGCCGAGCAGACTGAACTGGAGGTGCTGCGCAAGGCCCTAGACGCTGATCACGCCATTGCTGCAAGCACTAGTTCCTCTGACGCCGCGCAGGGCAAACCATCTCCTGACATCCTTGCCGCCGCTCTGAAATCAGTAGGCGTGGACACCACCCATGCTCTTTTTGTGGGTGATGCAGTCTGGGATGCCAAAGCCGCGGCAGCCCTGGGTATACCCATGATCGGGGTGCGCAGCGGCGGCACCAGCGCAGCGGAATTGTACGAGGCGGGAGCAGTGGAAGTCTTCGATGACGTCCGGGAGTTACTGGATAAGGTAGACCAGAGCAGGCTCGGAACGCTGTTACAAGCCGCGCAGGGAGCCGTTCCCGGAGACTGA
- a CDS encoding DUF4235 domain-containing protein, which yields MKIIIKILSLGASLAAGAAARKAMAAGWRKGTGHEPPKKADDLGNPLPGVLVFALATAVTGAVIHVITQRLARKATLKLESNPAEV from the coding sequence ATGAAAATTATCATAAAAATTCTGAGCCTTGGGGCGAGTCTGGCGGCTGGGGCCGCCGCGCGTAAAGCAATGGCTGCAGGCTGGCGAAAAGGTACCGGCCATGAGCCACCCAAAAAGGCCGACGACCTTGGGAATCCATTGCCGGGTGTCCTAGTTTTTGCGCTGGCCACAGCAGTCACGGGCGCTGTCATTCACGTCATCACACAACGACTTGCACGCAAGGCAACACTGAAGCTGGAAAGCAATCCAGCTGAGGTCTAG
- a CDS encoding CsbD family protein: MMGIADKFDAAKDKATGKIKETVGKATDDKSQVVEGKLQQAKGTAKDKLADAKAHLKEDSNDVHTDDTEGGASTTGGA, from the coding sequence ATGATGGGTATCGCAGATAAGTTCGACGCAGCCAAGGACAAAGCCACCGGAAAGATCAAGGAAACTGTAGGCAAGGCCACGGATGACAAGTCGCAGGTCGTCGAGGGTAAGTTGCAGCAGGCCAAGGGTACCGCCAAGGACAAGCTGGCCGACGCCAAGGCTCACCTCAAGGAGGACTCTAACGACGTTCACACTGATGACACCGAGGGCGGAGCATCCACCACTGGCGGTGCCTAA
- a CDS encoding ATP-dependent DNA ligase, whose product MAKNSPHGNNELCPPRRPNVSRSANQLVNVAGHRLKLSNLDKVFYPDSGTTKADVLGYYAQVAHVLIPQAARRPATRKRWVDGVGTAEKPGKVFFRKDLENSAPDWVPRQILMHKDHVNTYPLVNEAAVLAWFGQVAALEIHVPQWRFGPDAKPARPDRLILDLDPGDGAGLRECAEAAQLCRELLTAMGLEAYPVTSGSKGIHLYAALDGNHDSTDIAEVAHELARSLESDHPDLIVSDMKKSLRNGKVLIDWSQNSEAKTTICPYSLRGRTRPTVAAPRLWDEIADPELRQLELHEVVARVKQGIDPISNLGLQQPVEDQPEAVDRLQKYRSMRDAGKTPEPVPLQAAKDAASSEPTFVIQEHHASRLHWDFRLEHSGVLVSWAVPKGPPLEHTENRLAVMTEDHPLGYGSFEGTIPQGEYGAGTVTIWDAGTCLLEKWREGKEVIALLHGRPDGGLGGVLRRYALINTPGMGGAKNWLIHLMKDPPDTDPQTQKKAGEFDLSPGADSAVNRLVTPTRRAKIWSGEALDLPAPMLATAATADGVDFSTSWSFEMKWDGMRAMAGVAGGTVRIASRSGRDVTQQYPELQELASLAADGSVLDGEIVALDKSGRPNFGLLQRRMKLSKPQDIARAMKTVPVQLILFDALQTSAGSVVQPLQHKPYSQRRESLLTAVAQGRHIHLPPALTGTLEEALITSREFQLEGVVAKKMESRYLPGKRSPDWLKIKDEKHQEVIVIGWRKGTGSRSKTLGSLLLAVHNESGLRYVGRVGTGFSEHELQEAAAMLKTSERKTPPVKNIAATDRRDVVWTTPKLVGEVKYAELTADGKLRHATWRGWRPDKTAKDVHWELGHAQGSGLP is encoded by the coding sequence GTGGCAAAGAATTCACCACACGGTAACAATGAACTATGTCCACCAAGGAGGCCTAACGTGTCCCGTTCAGCAAATCAACTCGTGAATGTTGCCGGCCACCGTCTAAAGCTCAGCAATTTGGACAAGGTGTTTTACCCTGATTCCGGCACCACCAAGGCTGATGTGCTGGGTTACTACGCCCAGGTGGCCCATGTCCTGATTCCACAGGCGGCGAGGCGCCCCGCTACACGAAAACGCTGGGTGGACGGAGTGGGCACGGCCGAGAAGCCTGGAAAAGTCTTTTTTCGAAAAGACCTTGAGAACTCAGCGCCAGACTGGGTTCCTCGGCAAATCCTCATGCACAAGGACCATGTCAATACTTATCCCCTCGTCAACGAGGCTGCCGTTTTGGCATGGTTTGGCCAAGTGGCCGCACTGGAAATCCATGTTCCACAGTGGAGGTTTGGTCCCGACGCGAAGCCAGCAAGACCCGACCGGCTGATTCTGGACTTGGATCCAGGGGATGGTGCCGGCCTCAGGGAGTGTGCCGAGGCTGCGCAGCTGTGCCGTGAACTGCTCACTGCCATGGGCTTGGAGGCCTATCCGGTCACGAGCGGGTCCAAGGGCATCCATCTCTATGCGGCTCTGGACGGCAATCATGATTCCACAGACATTGCAGAAGTCGCTCATGAACTTGCCAGGTCTTTGGAATCGGACCATCCGGACCTGATCGTCTCTGACATGAAAAAGTCATTGCGGAACGGCAAGGTTCTGATTGACTGGAGTCAAAATAGCGAAGCCAAGACCACTATCTGCCCGTACTCACTCCGCGGAAGGACTAGGCCCACCGTTGCCGCCCCACGATTGTGGGATGAGATTGCGGACCCCGAACTGCGCCAGCTCGAACTCCACGAAGTGGTAGCGAGGGTCAAACAAGGAATCGACCCCATCAGTAATTTGGGTTTGCAGCAACCAGTCGAGGATCAGCCAGAGGCAGTGGACCGGCTTCAGAAATACCGGTCCATGCGCGACGCTGGCAAAACCCCCGAGCCGGTCCCCCTCCAAGCTGCGAAAGACGCCGCTTCCTCCGAACCCACGTTTGTCATTCAGGAACATCACGCGTCTCGACTGCATTGGGATTTCCGACTCGAACATTCCGGCGTCCTGGTGTCCTGGGCCGTCCCCAAAGGCCCGCCCCTAGAACATACTGAAAACCGGCTCGCCGTCATGACGGAGGACCACCCCTTAGGCTATGGTTCCTTCGAAGGCACCATTCCTCAAGGTGAGTACGGAGCAGGTACTGTCACCATTTGGGACGCCGGAACATGCTTACTGGAGAAATGGCGAGAGGGAAAGGAAGTCATTGCATTGCTCCACGGCAGGCCCGACGGCGGCTTGGGCGGAGTCCTGCGCCGCTACGCCCTCATCAACACCCCCGGCATGGGAGGGGCAAAGAATTGGCTGATCCACCTCATGAAAGACCCGCCCGATACCGATCCTCAGACACAGAAAAAAGCGGGTGAGTTCGACCTCTCACCCGGTGCCGATAGTGCGGTTAACAGGCTAGTCACGCCGACGCGGCGGGCGAAAATTTGGTCGGGGGAAGCCTTGGACCTCCCCGCTCCCATGCTGGCGACGGCGGCCACAGCAGACGGCGTGGATTTCTCCACATCATGGTCATTCGAGATGAAATGGGATGGCATGCGTGCCATGGCCGGTGTGGCTGGTGGGACAGTGCGTATCGCCAGCAGAAGTGGCCGAGATGTCACTCAGCAATACCCGGAACTCCAGGAGCTTGCATCTTTGGCCGCTGACGGGTCCGTGCTCGACGGCGAAATTGTCGCCTTGGACAAGTCCGGTCGGCCCAATTTCGGCTTACTACAGAGACGCATGAAGCTGAGTAAGCCTCAGGATATTGCGAGGGCCATGAAAACGGTTCCCGTCCAGCTGATTCTTTTTGATGCGCTGCAAACAAGTGCTGGGAGCGTCGTGCAACCACTGCAGCACAAGCCGTATTCACAACGGCGCGAGTCACTCCTTACAGCAGTTGCCCAAGGCCGACACATCCACCTGCCGCCTGCCCTCACGGGAACTCTTGAAGAAGCGCTGATTACAAGCCGTGAATTCCAGTTAGAGGGTGTGGTCGCCAAGAAAATGGAAAGCCGCTATCTACCGGGTAAGCGCAGCCCGGACTGGCTAAAGATCAAGGACGAAAAACATCAGGAAGTCATCGTCATTGGCTGGCGTAAGGGTACCGGCTCCCGCAGCAAAACCCTCGGCTCACTACTACTTGCCGTGCATAACGAGAGCGGGCTGCGCTATGTGGGAAGGGTGGGCACCGGTTTCTCCGAACATGAACTGCAGGAGGCTGCAGCCATGCTGAAGACCAGTGAACGCAAGACTCCACCTGTCAAGAACATCGCCGCCACGGACAGGCGCGACGTCGTGTGGACAACACCTAAACTGGTCGGAGAAGTCAAATACGCTGAACTCACCGCTGACGGCAAACTGCGTCACGCAACCTGGCGTGGGTGGCGTCCCGACAAAACAGCCAAGGACGTGCATTGGGAGCTAGGCCATGCGCAAGGCTCTGGCCTGCCGTGA
- a CDS encoding DJ-1/PfpI family protein, whose protein sequence is MANEINGKRIAFLVAPNGVDHHELVILWEAVKDAGGKPMLLSTSGGSIMTVRSGEKAGEIFLVDGLVGTLKATNFSALVLPGGADHVQTLRGSSETNRIITEFVSAGKPVAAISQGPAILINSGVLAGKSLTGWPGMADDVLHAGAEWADKDVHFCPNNSWMLITGRSTQTLPKFTEAMVRAFI, encoded by the coding sequence GTGGCCAATGAAATTAACGGTAAGCGCATCGCTTTTTTGGTGGCCCCGAACGGGGTCGATCACCATGAGCTGGTCATTTTGTGGGAGGCGGTCAAGGACGCAGGAGGCAAACCAATGCTTCTATCCACCTCCGGAGGATCCATCATGACAGTTCGATCGGGTGAAAAAGCCGGGGAAATTTTCCTCGTGGATGGGCTGGTAGGCACCCTAAAAGCGACTAATTTTTCCGCGTTGGTTTTGCCCGGAGGAGCAGATCATGTTCAGACTCTGCGTGGCAGCAGTGAAACGAACCGCATAATCACTGAATTTGTCTCGGCTGGCAAACCTGTCGCCGCAATCTCCCAAGGCCCGGCAATCCTCATCAATTCTGGAGTTCTGGCAGGGAAGTCGCTGACCGGATGGCCAGGAATGGCTGACGATGTCCTTCACGCCGGGGCAGAGTGGGCAGATAAAGACGTCCATTTTTGTCCCAACAACAGCTGGATGCTCATCACCGGCCGATCGACGCAAACACTGCCGAAATTTACTGAAGCAATGGTAAGAGCCTTCATTTAG
- a CDS encoding GlsB/YeaQ/YmgE family stress response membrane protein, with protein MGFIGWIVLGLIVGVIVSAVMPGKGGGGWFTSLGLGVLGGIVGGFTDDLLFDDGKMGVGNLGSWLLTIGGGFIVAGTYGAVTGRSKTTA; from the coding sequence ATGGGTTTCATTGGTTGGATCGTATTGGGACTTATTGTGGGAGTCATCGTTAGTGCCGTCATGCCAGGTAAGGGCGGCGGAGGGTGGTTTACCAGCCTCGGCTTAGGCGTGCTCGGAGGAATTGTTGGTGGGTTTACCGATGATCTGCTCTTCGATGATGGGAAGATGGGGGTTGGGAACCTCGGTTCTTGGCTCCTCACGATCGGCGGAGGATTCATCGTCGCCGGGACCTATGGCGCTGTTACCGGCCGCTCCAAAACCACAGCCTGA
- a CDS encoding Rho termination factor N-terminal domain-containing protein, whose translation MPEKQNPSLKDPEMYEALRDDGASEQKAARISNAAAKKGRSVVGRKGGKSKDYEDWTVPQLKNKAKEIGLGGYSKKRKSELIEALRNS comes from the coding sequence ATGCCTGAGAAGCAGAATCCCAGCCTGAAGGATCCAGAAATGTACGAGGCTTTGCGCGATGATGGAGCCTCGGAGCAAAAAGCAGCCAGAATCTCCAATGCTGCTGCCAAGAAGGGACGATCTGTGGTGGGTCGCAAGGGCGGCAAGTCCAAAGACTATGAGGACTGGACTGTGCCCCAGCTCAAAAACAAGGCCAAAGAAATTGGACTGGGCGGATATTCCAAAAAACGTAAGTCGGAACTCATTGAAGCATTGCGTAATTCGTAG
- a CDS encoding catalase, giving the protein MTESSLPVPPPVPGTPSVEPPSYDEPTQPRKPLPPKTDQHGPELVSPTGAPTGETENSRSQSGDYLTTAQGTRLQDTDHSLKAGRRGPTLLQDHHLREKITHFDHERIPERVVHARGAGAHGVFQSYGTGAGLTRAGFLAPEVETPVFVRFSTVVGSRGSADAVRDTRGFAVKFYTDEGTFDLVGNNIPVFFIQDAIKFPDVVHAAKPHPDREIPQAQSAHDTFWDFVSLHTEAQAHTLWFMADRGIPRSFRMMEGFGVHTFRMINAKGTTALVKFHWKPALGVHSLVWEEAQILNGIDPDFHRRDLADAIESGHYPSWELGVQVFPDTEDEMFAGIDLLDPTKFVPEELAPVQMLGRMTLNANPKNYFAEVEQVAFHPGHLVPGIDVSNDPLLQGRLFSYLDTQISRLGGPNFGQLPINRPHAPVNDMLRDGMHQSADHAGVAPYKPNSLDGGCPFHAGADAGAFIDIPQSVQQGLTERANPATFNDHFSQATLLYRSLTAVEQDHVAQAYAFELGKCYEQTIRERQLAALANIDADLCRQVAEQLGLPAPEATKPVTEQTPSPAVSQLGQKWPTASRVIGIVTDAGSDAEQVLQARDALTEAGMLALIIAPVAGKLLDTGEPVQRSYATARSVEYDAVVLATGEMTGLDPRVVVLAAEAFRHGKAIGGWGSAGEVLAAAAVDAQAAGIVHGYPGEVVEGLGQLLTEHRVWARFSPQQRGED; this is encoded by the coding sequence ATGACTGAATCCAGTTTGCCCGTACCGCCGCCAGTTCCCGGAACACCGTCGGTTGAGCCGCCCTCATATGATGAGCCAACGCAGCCACGCAAACCGTTGCCGCCGAAGACCGATCAGCACGGGCCCGAACTTGTCTCCCCCACGGGTGCCCCCACGGGGGAGACGGAAAACTCGCGCAGCCAGAGCGGTGACTACCTCACCACGGCACAAGGCACCAGACTGCAGGACACGGATCATTCCCTCAAAGCCGGGCGCCGAGGCCCGACTCTGCTCCAAGATCATCATTTACGCGAAAAGATCACCCACTTCGACCATGAACGCATCCCGGAGCGGGTGGTACATGCCCGGGGTGCTGGGGCTCATGGCGTTTTCCAGTCCTACGGCACAGGTGCCGGACTCACACGTGCTGGGTTCTTGGCTCCGGAAGTGGAAACCCCTGTCTTTGTGCGTTTTTCGACTGTTGTGGGGTCCCGGGGTTCGGCGGACGCGGTGCGGGATACTCGTGGTTTCGCGGTGAAGTTCTACACCGACGAGGGCACCTTCGATCTCGTCGGAAACAACATTCCGGTCTTCTTCATCCAAGATGCCATCAAATTCCCTGACGTGGTCCATGCCGCCAAACCGCATCCTGACCGAGAGATCCCGCAGGCGCAAAGTGCTCACGACACTTTCTGGGACTTCGTTTCCTTACACACCGAAGCACAGGCTCACACCCTGTGGTTTATGGCCGACCGTGGCATTCCTCGTTCGTTCCGAATGATGGAAGGCTTCGGTGTCCACACGTTCCGAATGATCAACGCAAAAGGCACGACGGCGCTGGTCAAGTTCCATTGGAAGCCCGCCTTGGGTGTGCACTCGCTGGTGTGGGAGGAAGCACAGATTCTCAATGGCATTGATCCCGATTTTCACCGCCGCGATCTCGCCGACGCCATCGAATCCGGCCACTACCCTTCGTGGGAACTGGGTGTGCAAGTCTTCCCTGACACGGAGGATGAGATGTTTGCAGGGATTGACTTGCTGGACCCCACAAAATTTGTTCCTGAGGAACTTGCCCCAGTGCAAATGCTGGGCCGCATGACCTTGAATGCGAACCCGAAAAACTATTTCGCGGAAGTCGAACAAGTGGCGTTCCACCCCGGGCATCTAGTGCCGGGCATTGACGTTAGCAACGACCCCCTGCTGCAAGGGCGACTGTTTTCGTACCTAGACACCCAGATCAGTAGACTCGGCGGACCTAACTTCGGCCAGCTACCTATCAACCGCCCCCATGCACCTGTCAATGACATGCTCCGGGACGGCATGCACCAAAGCGCCGATCATGCTGGGGTGGCCCCTTACAAACCCAACTCTCTGGATGGCGGCTGCCCCTTCCATGCAGGCGCCGACGCCGGTGCCTTCATCGACATTCCGCAGTCTGTGCAGCAGGGCCTAACGGAACGCGCCAACCCGGCAACCTTCAATGACCATTTTTCCCAAGCAACGCTGCTCTACCGCAGCCTTACCGCAGTGGAACAGGACCACGTTGCCCAGGCTTACGCCTTTGAACTGGGCAAGTGCTACGAACAAACCATCCGGGAACGGCAACTTGCTGCTCTGGCAAACATTGACGCTGATTTGTGCCGCCAGGTTGCCGAGCAACTGGGGCTGCCCGCCCCTGAAGCAACAAAGCCGGTTACGGAGCAAACCCCAAGCCCGGCTGTGTCGCAGCTGGGTCAGAAGTGGCCCACAGCATCGCGAGTCATTGGCATTGTGACCGACGCCGGAAGTGATGCCGAACAGGTACTCCAAGCACGAGATGCCCTCACTGAAGCTGGGATGCTGGCGTTGATCATAGCCCCAGTAGCCGGCAAGCTCCTTGATACGGGGGAGCCCGTGCAGCGTAGCTACGCCACTGCCCGCTCCGTGGAATACGACGCCGTCGTTCTCGCCACCGGAGAAATGACTGGCTTAGACCCCCGGGTCGTGGTGTTGGCAGCAGAAGCATTCCGGCACGGCAAAGCGATCGGCGGATGGGGCAGTGCGGGGGAAGTATTGGCCGCCGCCGCTGTGGATGCGCAGGCAGCAGGGATAGTTCATGGATACCCGGGGGAAGTGGTGGAGGGCCTAGGTCAGCTACTTACAGAGCATCGCGTATGGGCAAGGTTCAGCCCGCAGCAACGGGGAGAGGACTGA
- a CDS encoding DNA topoisomerase IB codes for MKEQLHRVEPGTGGITRKGAGRGFSYVSANGRRITSDKLLKRIADLAVPPAWQHVWIASDPRAHIQATGVDAAGRTQYIYHPRWRELRDDEKFIRSLAFAQRLPSMRRIVTRDLQQHSDAKRRTLAAAVRLIDRAGLRVGGAAYAEENGSFGATTLQRRHVHIQDGEIRLVFRGKSAGAWDVHLSDTLLGDYFSSVPANPRQGPALCYIVKNGRRKICQSVSDSDVNSYLGTVVGSGFTAKDFRTWQGTTVATISLARSYRLGASSPDAVTAAIQDASVWLHDTPTIAKDSYVNPRVVALFEQGKVAALNRQRDSAVLELLTSGTRAHRKSASQGSVTT; via the coding sequence ATGAAGGAACAGCTACACAGAGTCGAGCCAGGGACGGGCGGGATAACCCGCAAAGGGGCCGGTCGGGGTTTCTCGTATGTGTCGGCCAACGGTCGCAGAATCACTTCCGATAAATTACTCAAACGCATAGCAGACCTAGCCGTTCCACCGGCATGGCAGCATGTCTGGATTGCCTCGGATCCGCGGGCACATATTCAAGCCACCGGGGTGGACGCGGCCGGGCGCACCCAATACATTTACCATCCCCGGTGGCGCGAACTGCGGGATGACGAGAAATTCATCCGGTCTCTGGCCTTCGCCCAACGGCTCCCCAGCATGCGCAGGATAGTGACACGAGACCTCCAACAACACAGCGATGCCAAGCGGCGGACGCTCGCAGCAGCCGTGCGCCTCATTGACCGTGCCGGATTGAGGGTGGGTGGGGCCGCCTATGCTGAGGAGAACGGTTCCTTCGGCGCCACCACGTTGCAACGGCGCCACGTTCACATCCAAGATGGTGAGATCCGTTTAGTGTTCCGGGGCAAATCAGCGGGCGCTTGGGACGTGCATCTATCCGACACATTGTTGGGGGACTACTTTTCCTCAGTGCCAGCGAACCCCCGCCAAGGACCAGCGTTGTGCTATATCGTCAAAAATGGGCGTCGGAAAATCTGTCAGTCCGTCTCCGATTCGGACGTCAACTCCTACCTCGGCACAGTAGTAGGCAGTGGCTTTACCGCCAAAGATTTTCGCACCTGGCAAGGAACCACGGTAGCCACAATTTCTCTGGCTCGCTCCTATCGGCTGGGAGCCTCATCGCCCGATGCCGTCACCGCGGCCATCCAAGATGCCTCCGTGTGGCTGCACGACACCCCCACGATAGCCAAGGACTCATACGTGAATCCTCGGGTGGTGGCCCTTTTCGAACAGGGCAAAGTCGCTGCCCTGAACCGCCAGCGTGACAGCGCTGTACTTGAGTTGCTGACCTCCGGAACCAGAGCCCATAGGAAGTCCGCATCGCAGGGCAGCGTCACCACCTGA
- a CDS encoding Ku protein — MRSIWTGSIAFGLVNVPVKAYGATQDHDVDLHQVHDADGGRIRYQRRCEVCGKKIDYGHIEKAFDDGDRTVVLSEEDIESLPAERSREIDVVQFVPNNQIDPIMLERSYYLEPDSKSRKAYRLLVKTLENTELTAVVKFALRQKTRLGALRVSGKVLVLQGILWADEVRDPSFLDSSGTAKISAQELKMSSALVDQFRGDFNPSDFADDYQLELRSLIDEKIKHGDSLDTAATFGDEEETEKEGNSGGNVIDLMEALKRSVDQKRVRAATQGDSTKKGASGASTAKKPGIKAKPKGAEKMTAKTSASKKTAAKVKSTAKKPAAKKTAAATATRKGA; from the coding sequence ATGAGATCAATATGGACTGGTTCGATTGCTTTTGGTTTAGTCAATGTGCCCGTCAAAGCGTATGGGGCCACGCAAGATCATGATGTGGATTTGCACCAAGTCCACGATGCCGACGGCGGCCGCATCCGCTACCAGCGACGTTGCGAGGTCTGTGGTAAGAAAATCGATTATGGGCATATCGAGAAGGCCTTTGACGACGGAGACCGGACAGTGGTGCTTAGTGAGGAAGACATTGAGTCCCTGCCAGCGGAAAGGAGCCGCGAAATTGACGTGGTGCAGTTCGTGCCCAACAACCAAATCGATCCCATCATGCTCGAACGTAGCTACTACCTGGAACCCGACTCAAAGTCTCGCAAGGCCTACCGACTGCTGGTAAAGACCCTGGAAAATACGGAGCTGACGGCGGTGGTCAAATTTGCCCTGCGGCAGAAAACTCGGTTGGGAGCACTGCGGGTCAGCGGCAAGGTTCTGGTTCTACAGGGGATCCTCTGGGCTGACGAGGTGCGCGACCCCAGTTTTCTGGACTCCTCGGGAACAGCCAAAATCAGTGCACAGGAACTGAAGATGTCTTCGGCTTTGGTTGATCAGTTCCGCGGAGACTTTAATCCAAGTGATTTTGCGGATGACTATCAACTAGAGTTGCGAAGCCTGATTGACGAGAAAATAAAGCACGGCGATTCCCTAGACACTGCAGCGACTTTTGGGGATGAAGAGGAAACAGAGAAAGAGGGCAACTCCGGGGGCAACGTCATTGACCTGATGGAAGCGCTCAAACGCAGCGTGGACCAAAAAAGAGTCCGTGCAGCCACCCAAGGTGACAGCACAAAAAAGGGTGCGAGTGGAGCATCCACTGCCAAGAAGCCCGGCATTAAAGCCAAGCCAAAAGGAGCCGAAAAAATGACGGCCAAAACCTCCGCATCAAAGAAAACAGCTGCCAAAGTAAAATCAACGGCCAAGAAACCAGCAGCGAAGAAGACTGCCGCCGCTACAGCTACACGCAAGGGAGCTTAA
- a CDS encoding pyridoxamine 5'-phosphate oxidase family protein — MSSNEDIHKVIDMIGHHRICMMTAVGADNTLQGWPMTVMKVEDDGELWFFSSIGASPVEEVGTESQVNLSFTGKNDWLSVHGFAAIITSEPKAREMWNEAAAAFYPDGPESKDLVLIRVRPEGAQYWESPGGAISTVFQWAKARMTGEEIDVGESRTLNL; from the coding sequence ATGTCCTCGAATGAAGATATTCATAAAGTCATAGACATGATCGGACACCATCGAATCTGCATGATGACAGCCGTAGGAGCAGATAATACGCTTCAGGGCTGGCCCATGACAGTAATGAAAGTTGAAGACGATGGAGAGCTATGGTTCTTCAGCTCCATCGGGGCAAGTCCCGTAGAAGAAGTTGGCACCGAATCTCAGGTTAATCTTTCCTTCACCGGAAAGAACGACTGGCTCTCCGTTCATGGCTTTGCAGCGATCATCACCAGCGAACCTAAAGCTCGGGAGATGTGGAATGAAGCCGCAGCAGCCTTCTATCCTGACGGTCCTGAGTCCAAGGATTTGGTCCTGATTCGTGTTCGTCCCGAGGGGGCACAATATTGGGAATCCCCAGGAGGAGCAATCTCCACCGTTTTCCAGTGGGCCAAGGCCCGAATGACCGGCGAAGAGATCGACGTCGGGGAGAGCCGAACGCTCAATCTCTAA